DNA from Nitrospira sp.:
GTGCTCAAGTCTTGCCTGTTCGTGCTCTACCATGCCCTTTATCGTTATGTGCGGAATCACTATGGGGTTGAGATCCCGTTGACGACCATTATCGGACGCAGGCTGTGGCTTGTTCACCAGAGCGGCATCGTATTTCATTGGAAGGCCGAGATCGGAGACGACTGTCTGATCCGTCACAATGCCACGATAGGTGCCGCGTACGGGGGACATAAAATGTTGCATAAGGGGCCCAAGCTCGGACATCGAGTGGAAGTCGGTCCCGGCGCCGTGATCTTTGCGGGCGTCAGGATCGGCGATGAGGCGGTCATCGGCCCCAATGCGGTGGTCATGTCCGACGTTCCGGCCGGTGCCAGGGTGTTTGTGGAAGCTCCTCGGGTCATACGTTTGCCGAACCTGCAACGCGACGACAATCGGGGACAAGGAGAAGCGGCACGGCAGGTCGTGAAAAGATGAAATCATTTCAGATAGACGGTGCCGCAACACAAAACACAAATTCACCGGTCTCGTCCGAGATCATGGGCGACACCTTCCGCAAGGCCGGACTATTTGCTCAAGCAATCCAAGCCTACCTGGAGAGTGCGACCCATCCACCGTCTGCCGCCCTGTGCCTCAAGCTGGCGCGAAGCTATGAACGAGTTGAGAATTATGCAGCGGCCTGTCGGTGGGCCCTGTCCGTCGTAGATTCTGGCGATGACTTTACTGCGTGGCAAACCGGCTGGGGATTGTACCAACGCTGTGCCCTGAAGGTTGAACGATCAACGGCTCGATCAGCCAAAATCGCGCTCCTCGGCAGCTATACCACAACGCAGTTGGGCTCGATGCTGTGCCTTGCGGCGAGCCGGCTCGGCATCGGCGTCGAACTCTATGAAGGCCATTTTGGACAATACCAGCAAGACATCATCGACCTCAAGAGCGGGTTATACGCTTTTGGCCCGGACATCGTCGTCCTTGCGGTTCATGAAGGAGATCTCAGGCTTCCTGAATACAGTGCGTGTTCCGATGAAGAGATCCGAAGGGAAGTCAACCGCTGGACTGGGTTGTGGAAAGTTGTTGCGGAACGCTCCTGCGCACGGATCGTCCAACACAACTTCGCCCT
Protein-coding regions in this window:
- a CDS encoding Serine acetyltransferase, with product MNVRSKLVHVTEMPLLGTLKRLYAGIKGLMDQIHEDWFVNGQDWTMPGFRAIAVHRFGTWLSGKRGGVLKSCLFVLYHALYRYVRNHYGVEIPLTTIIGRRLWLVHQSGIVFHWKAEIGDDCLIRHNATIGAAYGGHKMLHKGPKLGHRVEVGPGAVIFAGVRIGDEAVIGPNAVVMSDVPAGARVFVEAPRVIRLPNLQRDDNRGQGEAARQVVKR